The Filimonas lacunae genomic sequence CTGCTTCGGCCTCTATACTGTACCGGGCCGAAACTTCTTCCTTCTCTGTAATAGTGAGTGTTTGTATAGCAGTATCGATAATTTTTATTACATACTCCCCCTTTTCATTGGTGGTAACATCGCCCGCAGCTACCTTATCATTCCTTCTCTGGTCGCCGTTCCACAGGTATCGTGTTACCTTATAATTTACAGGCACATTGGCTAACGCTGCGCCGGCAAACGACCTTACTTTCACCGTTACCGCAAAACTATCTTTGAGTTGTAAAAACTGTTTCGGCTTTTCAATAGACAGGGTAAAATCGGGACGCTTGTATTCTTCTACTTTAAAATTTTCACCCTCTATTTCTATACTTTCCTCCACATCAAACTGCCACTCGCCGGTAGCGGCTTTGGCAGGCAGCTGAAAGGAGCCTGCAAAAGAACCAAACTCATTCAACGAAACGTACACAGAGTCTGCCTGCTTACTGAAAGCATCATTCAGCAACAGCAACAACCGGGCGCTATCTGTTTTCTCCGAAAGCTCCCGAAAGATTTTTTTGTAAAGGCCGGCTCCGACGTTTTGCCTGCTAAAAACGATGACCTCACCAGTTTGCGGATTGCGTGTTGTTACCAGCCCTTTAAAATATACCTTTTGTCCGGGGCGATAAATAGCCCTGTCGGTATACATCATCAAATGCATCTGGTCTTTATGATAATCTACCGGGTTGTCAAACGCTTCTTTATCATATACTTTATCGGGGATCACAGGCGTGGCATATCTTATCGCTTTTACCAAGGTATCGCCCGGTATGCTGATATAGGCATCCCCTTCTTTTGCATAGGTAAGCGTAACACTGCCATCTTTGTTAACCGGGTAGGTTTTATCCTGGTAAGTGATGACTGCATTGGTTTGTGGCGCAGTGGTGGTACGGTTAAACACAAACCATCGCGGCGAATGATCCAGCAGGATAAGATTGGTGACCGTAATATAGGCAAACCCAATATAGTCGGAATCTACCTGCGATAAAAGAGAATCGGAATACATCACCGCGTAATGCCCCGCAGGCAATGCCGGAAACTTCAGTAACATATTATGCCACTGGTAATCGTTTTGGGCAGGCAATGAAAACAGTGTGTCCCATACCGGTTTTGCCTGTGCCCATTGCCGCTCTGCATCTTTATTCCCGGGATACAACGGGTAAGGATTGGCATAGATGTTCACTATTTTTACATACAAACGGGGGGCATTGCGAAAATTGCAGAAAACAGGAATATCCTCCCCGGTTTTATACGTATCGTGCATATCCAGCGAAAATCCATTGACAGCAGCCTGTTGCTGCTGCTGCAACAGCTGCTGCCTGATATAAGGAAAACTGTCTATTAGCAACTGGTGCTGCTGGTACAACTGCTTTGCTATTACCAGGTTCCAACGGTATGCTGTATCAAATTGTCCATAATAAGCATATCCGCCCCAGCCTACCCGGCTGCTGGCTTTGTAAAGGGGATTATACTGTGCCGCCGAGGCATACAGCATAGCAGTTTGCTGATACACGCCATGCACTTTTACAAGGGGGTTGGATGATTGCACCAGCGTTTGCAGGTATTGTTTATATTGTACCCTGGTGGCAGAATCGCTATATGCGTGCTGACTTACATATTTCCTGAGCAACGACTCTATATAATAATACACCTCTTTATCTTCTTTATGCCATAGCATCCATTCTTTATAGGTATGCAGTATCGCTTTTGCATTGGCCTCCTGAGCCAGCTCACTATCCGGTAAAGCCACAAAAGCATCCGGCGAAAGGGTAAGCCAGTTGGGCTGTAGCACCTGAAAATTGGGATACCCGGCCTGTTGCTGCCCTTCCAGTACCGCCACATACATAATATCAGCCGTAGAAGGCGGAAACAATAGTATCAGCGGGGTACGTATCAACCATACCAACGACGCAGCGGTGACAGCACCAAAACGCTTACTCAGCACCAGGGCGCTATCCAGGTGCCACTGTGCAAGACTGTCTAACTGATTTTGCTCCAGCATTCCATACCGGATACCATCGCCCGAACCCCTAAACAGTATTTTATTGTGGCGGTGAAAAAACTGTTGCTTAAAAGTATAGATGCGTTGGGCCTTTAGCACGTGCATAATCATTTTAAGCATGGCCGGCGACCCGGCATTTTGCAGAACGCTATCAGCAAAACCCATATTCTTAAAAAACAGCGTGTCTTCGGTAGTAAGGTCTTTTACCTGCATGTGGTAATACATACACCTGCCCACCACCGCCCAGTTGCCCAGCCGGGCGGCTTGCTGCTGGTGTAATTGTAAATCACTGTCCAGCACCTGTAAATGATTTTTGTGGCGGATATCTTCCTCTGCCCGTTCCCAGGTAAAAGGCTTTTTCTCCTGTAAAAAAGCAGTGAATGGCAAGCATAAGCCAATCAGTAGTAAAAGGGTTGCCCAAACTTTCATTGGAATGGTTTTAGAAATGATGCAAGCGAACCTGTAATTACACATATTTTCTCCTGATTTTTCCATTCGGGACTTTTATTGGTATAATTATTCCTTTTTGCATGATAAAAATGCCCAAATTCAGCAAGGGACATCGCTGGCATCTGAAAGATAAATACCTTAGCATGACAAGGTAAAAAGGCAGTTCCGGTCTTTGTTATCAATTAGACAAAAGAATATATGAATTATACAACGCTTCTGGAAGAAGTGAAGCAATACGCCCTTCATTTCTTTAAATCGCATGAGGAAAACCCGTTTCTCTACCACAACCAGGACCATACCGAGCAGGTGGTGAAAGCAGCCACCCAAATGGCCAGTTATTACCAGTTGAACGATCGCGACGTTTTTATAGTGCTTACCGCAGCCTGGTTTCACGACATGGGCTATTATACCGGTCCGGCAGAAGGGCATGAAAAGAATGCCGCCGACCTGGCAGCCGTGTTTTTACGTCAGCATGGCGTAGACGAAGCCGATATTACCGAAGTACAGCAATGTATTATGGCCACCTGTATGAACGGCCAAACACCTGCCGGCCTGAAAGCCCAGATTGTAACCGATGCCGATTTGTTCCACTGGGGTACCGACGATTTTGCCGAGCGCAATAAACTGATGCGGAAAGAAGCGGAAGCCCGTTTAAATAAAAAGATCTCCAAAGAAGACTGGCAGCGTGGTACCATTAAACTGCTGAGCAGCCATCATTTTAAAACCACCTACGGCCAGCAGATACTGGAGCCTAAAAAGCAAAAGAACCTGGAAAAGCTGCGGATGAAGTTTGAAGAGGAGGCCACACCTATTAATATCAGCACCAAACCGGTATCGTTACCCGAAGCGGTTACCAGTAAAAAAACGAAAGACCGCCCCGAAAAAGGCGTGGAAACCATGTTTCGCATCAGCTCGGGCAACAATCAGCGTTTGAGTGATATGGCAGATAACAAAGCCCATATCATGATCTCTACCACTTCCATTATCCTGTCGGTGATATTGAGTGTGCTGTTGCGCAAGCTGGAAGATAACCCGCACCTGATTATCCCCACCATGCTGTTGCTGGTAGTGTGCGTTACCACCATGGTATTTGCTATACTGGCTACCCGTCCTAACTTATCGGACGGCACTTTTACCCAGCAGGACATTGATAATAAAAAAGTGAACCTGTTGTTTTTTGGCAACTTTTACCGCATGAGCTATGACGAATATGCCAACGGTATGAACGCGATGATGAACGACCGCGACTTTTTATACGGCAGCCTTACCAAAGACGTGTATTCGCAGGGGGTGGTGTTGAGCCGTAAATACCGTTTACTGCGCAAAGCCTACGATATTTTCATGTTTGGTATTGTTTTATCGGTAGTAGCCTTTGCCTTTGCCACCATCATCTTTGGACATTAATATTGATACAACAGCATGGAAGAGTATTTCTTTAACCGTGATATCAGCTGGCTATATTTTAACGAAAGGGTTTTGAACGAAGCGGCTTCAGAAACAGTGCCCCTGCTGGAAAGGGTTAAATTCCTTTCTATCTATTCCAGCAACCTGGATGAATTTTACCGGGTGCGTATGCCTGCCTTGCGGGCATTGGAAAAAGTGACCAAAGAAAAAAACACACTGCCTTATGAAGAAGCTGCCGCCCTTATTAACCGGCAGCAACAGCAATATGGCGATATATTGAACAATAGCATTATTCCCGCTTTACAGCAATACGGCTATACTTTTATTAATAATGACGCCCTGCCCGAAAGCGTTGCACAAAACAGTACCCAGTGGTTTTATAACCAGGTGGCCGGCTTTTTACAGCCGGTGCTGTTGCAAATGGGCAGGAACGACTTTTTTCCGGAGAACAACCAGTTATACCAGTTAGTGGTGGTGCAGTATGAAAATGCTGCTGAACAGCTATACCTGGTAAACATACCCGTGGCCAACGTAGGACGTTTTTACAAAGCTTCTAATGGCGAAGGTGTGTATATCATTTTTGTGGAAGACATTATACGTCATCACCTGCCCCATGTGTTTCCCGGAGCTACTATACATGGCGCCTGGAACATTAAGATTACCCGTGATGCGGAGTTAGACCTGCAGGATGAGTATGGTGAAGACCTGGCAGATAAAATGGAGAAGCAACTGGTAAAACGCGACTATGGTTTTGCCACCCGCTTTTTATACCCGCCAGACATGCCCCTGCGCCATCTACAATACCTGGTGCAATTGTTTAACCTGAACAAAGCTTCTATTGTAGAAGGCGGCAGGCATCATAACCTGAGAGACCTGGACGCCCTGCCGGTGAGCGATAAACAGCTTACCTACCCATCGTGGGCACCCGCCCCTGATGGTATGCACTTGCAGAACACTACTTTGCTGGAAGCCATTAGCGAGCGCGACCGGGTGATACATGCCCCCTATCAGAGCTACGACAGCATTCTGCGCTTTTTTAACGAGGCGGCCATGAACCCTGATGTGGAGGAAGTATACACTACCTTATACCGGGTGGCCAGCAACTCCCGCATAGCCCAGGCGCTGATCAGCGCTGCCCGCAACGGTAAAAAGGTATCGGTGCTGGTGGAACTGAAAGCCCGTTTTGACGAAGCCAATAACATACGCTGGGCTAAAAAGATGAAGGCGGCAGGCGTTAAAATACTCTACAGCAGCAATGCCTTAAAAGTACACGCCAAAATAGCGCTGGTAAAAAGAAAGCATGCTACCCTGCCCTACCTGGGCCTGCTGGCAACCGGCAACCTCAACGAAACAACCGCCCGTTTTTATACCGATCATATTTTACTCACCGCCCACCAGGCGATGCTGGCGGAGATGAAGCAGCTTTTTACCTTTTTAACCAAACGCAAAAAGCCGGAGCAGGAAGATGCGATTAACTTTACCCATTTGCTGGTTGCGCAGTTTAACCTGCAACGACAGTTTTTAGCACTGATTGACCGGGAAATAGCCAACGCGCAGCAGCAATTGCCGGCAGCTATTACTATTAAGATGAACAACCTGGAAGAAGCCGTGCTCATTAAAAAATTATACGAGGCTTCGAACGCAGGGGTGAAAATCACTTTAATAGTACGCAGCATTTGCCGCCTGGTGCCGGGCATTCCTGGTATGAGCGAAAACATTACTATTAAAAGAATTGTAGACCGCTACCTGGAGCATGGACGCGTGTTTATTTTTCATAACAACGGAACGCCTGAAGTGTATATGGGTTCGGCTGACTGGATGAACCGCAATATATACCGCCGCATAGAAGTATGCTTCCCGGTATATGATGCCGCCATTCAGCAGCAGCTGCAGCAGATCATCGCCCTGCAAACTTCCGACAATGTGCAGGCCGTATGGATCAACAGTCAGTTACAGAACGTACCTGTTACCGCAGAAGAGCCGCTGATACGTTCGCAGGAAGCGATCTATCAATTATTACTTAACACTACTACCTTATGATACGTCGTACCTTCATTACCATCGCTTTTTCCGGTATTTGTGCCTTTCCTATACTGGCAGGCTGCAACATGACCAAAAAGCAGGATCCTACCCCCGCGGCCTATAACCTGAACAAACCGGAAAAATTCAGCATGCCTGAAAGCCTGCTGGAGATATCGGGCATTTCGTTTTACAAAGGCCGTCCCGACAGCATTTATTCTATACAGGACGAAAACGGCAAGCTGTTTCGTATGGCCTGGCAACAGGGCAAGCAAGCACATGCTCATTTTGGCAAAACCGGCGATTATGAAGATGTAAGCATTGTAAAAGACCAGGTGATTATTTTAAAAAGCAATGGCAGTTTGTTTCAGTTTCCTTTTACCAGCGCCACTTATCCCGAAATTGATCACGCCAAAGAATGGAAGCACCTGCTACCCAAAGGCGAATATGAAAGTATTTATGGCGACGACAGCACCGGGCTGGTATATGTACTGTGCAAAAACTGCGACCAGGATAATAACAAGAAAGTAGCATCCGGCTTCATCTTTCAGCTACAGGGCGACTCGCTGTTTGCCCAGGGCAACTTTAGCATAGATGTAGGCCAGATCAAGGATATAGCAGGCAAAGTGAAAAGAGGCTTTCGCCCTTCGGCACTGGCTAAAAACCCACTCACAGGAGAATGGTTTATTATTTCGGCCGTCAACAAAATGATAGTGATAGCCGATAGCCGGTTTACGGTAAAAGAAGTGTATCCTTTAAACGGCAACACGTTTAACCAGCCGGAAGGCATTGCTTTTGACAAGAATGGCGACCTGTATATTTCTAATGAAGGCTCGGACCTGAGCAGTGGCAATATTTTGAAATTTAAAAGACTAACCCGATAATCAACCATCCGATGAACAAACTGCTACCCCTACTACTGTTTGCCTTTTTAGGCAACCGTGTGCATGCACAGGACAGCGTGCAATACCGCGTTATTTTTATAGGTGACGCCGGTGAAATGAATGCAGAACAGCAAAAATCGCTGCAACACGCCGCCAATCATATTATTACGGGCAAAACCACGGTATTATACCTGGGTGATAACGTTTACCCGCATGGCATGGGCCTGCCTGGCAGCAAAGAAGAAACTACCTCGCAACAAATATTACAATCGCAATACCTGCCCATGCGCGCCAAAGGGGCGCCGGTATATTTTGTACCCGGCAACCACGACTGGGACAAGATGGGACCGAAAGGGCTGGCTAAAATAAAACGCCAGTGGCAATACCTGGATGAACGCGGCGATTCGTTGCTGCAACTGATACCTGCCAATGGTTGTCCTGATCCGGTAGAAATTCCTTTAACCGATAGCCTCACTATTATCGCTTATGATAGTGAGTGGTGGTTGTTTCCTTTTAGTAAAAACAACCCGGATGGAGAATGCGCCTGTAAAACCAAAAAGGATGTGCTGATACGACTGGCTGAATTGCAATATAAAAACAGGAACAAGATTGTACTGCTGGCATCGCACCACCCTTTTCAAAGCTATGGTGTGCATGGTGGTGTATTTACCTTCAAAGATCACCTGTTTCCCTTAACAGCCGTTAACCACAACCTGTATATCCCTTTACCGGTGATAGGCTCGTTATATCCTTTCCTGCGTTCTACCTTCACTAACCCCGAAGATTTGAAGCATCCTTTGTATAAGGATATGAAAAAGCGCATAGATGCCGTGTTTGCTACCAACCCTAACATGATACATGTTGCCGGTCACGAACATGGTTTGCAGTTTATCAAAGACAAAAAGCAGGTACAGGTAGTAAGCGGTGCAGGCGCTAAACACACCAATGCCAAAAAAGGAAAGTACTCGCAGTTTGCAGAAGCCACACAAGGCTATGTAACGGCCGATTTGTTGCTGAACGGCCACATGCGTTTTACCTATTATGTATACGAGAGCGATACCATACGCAATGCTTTTACCTACGAGCAGGCCTATACCCCTGTGATAGAAAAAAGTGATACCAGCCTGATAGCACAATATAAAGACAGTGTTACCGTAGCCGTGCACCCCTCGTACGATAAGCCCGGTGGCTTTCACCGCTGGATATTTGGCGAGAACTACCGCAAGGAATGGGCAATGCCTGTAACGTTGCCGGTGATTCGCCTGTCGGAAATACATGGCGGCCTGACGCCCCTGCAATTGGGTGGCGGCATGCAAAGTAAATCGCTGCGCCTGCAGGATAAAGAGGGTAAGGAATGGGTGATACGCAGTGTGGAGAAAACGCCGGACGCCCTGTTGCCTGCCGGTTTGCAGGATGCGTTTGCCCGCGACTGGCTGGATGATGTTACCAGCGCCCAGCATCCGTTTTCGGCCCTGAGTGTACCGCCTATTGCCAATGCCGTAAAGGTGCCGCATGCCCATCCTATTATAGGTGTGATGGCCCCTGATAAAAAGCTGGGACTGTATGAGAACATTTTTGCCAACATGGTAGTGTTGCTGGAAGAGCGGGAACCCGGTGGCGAATCGGACAACTCCGAGAAAATGAAAAAGGCCCTGTGGAAGGATAACGAAAACGATATTAAAGCCAAAGAAATGCTGCGCGCGCGTATGCTGGATGCGTTTTTAGGCGACTGGGACCGTCACGAAGACCAATGGCGCTGGCGTAACGAAGGCAAAGGCAAGGACAAACTGTATGTAGCCGTGCCACGCGACCGCGACCAGGTGTTTCACGTTACCCAGGGTGTGCTGCCCTGGCTGGCTTCGCAGGATTATGTATTGCCTACCCTGCGCAACTTCGACAACAAAATGGGGCATATTCAGTGGCTGCTGTTTAAAACCCGTTTTGTAAATGCCTATCCTTCTTTCCAGTTTACCCGCGCCCAGTGGCAGGAAGAAGCGAAGAAATTCCAGGAAAGTTTGACCGATTCGGTACTGGAAGCGGCATTGCGCCAGCTGCCCGCTCCTGCTTACCAGTTAAGACATCAGCAATTGATGAGCACGATGCAGGAACGCCGCAGCAGCCTGCCGGCCGCCATGGACAAATACTATTGCTTTACGCAGAAGATAGCGGACATACAAACCAGTAATAAAAACGAACTGGTACAAATTACCGATGGTGCCAATGGAGGTTTACAGGTGCGTATATCCCGTTTAAATAAGAATAAAGAAGTGAAGGAAGAGCTGATGAACAAAACCTACGAAGCTGGTCTTACCAAAGAGGTTCGTTTATTCATTGGCAATGGTGAGGATAGTGTGATCATTGACAACAAAACCACCGATATTAAACTGCGCATTATAGGCGGGCACGATGCCAAATCGTATAACGTAGTAGCTGCCAACCGTAAAGTGTTGTTGTACGACCGGGCTAATCAAAGTAGTTTTAACGGCGATTTCTCCCGTTTCAGAAAACGTATATCTGACGATAGCCTGAACACTGCTTTTACACCTGTAAACCTGTATAACAGCTGGATGCCCCTGGCACTGGTGGGTTTAAACAGGGATGATGGTTTTATACTGGGCGCTGGCTTCCGTCATATTAAGCAGGAAGGTTTTCGCCGTTACCCTTACTCGGTAATGCAGCAGGTGCTGGCAGGCCATTCCTTTAGCACCGATGCGTTTTATGTAAAATACCGTGGCGAATGGATTGGCAGCCCCGGCAGACCAGACTTTATATTAAGCGCCACTGCCAAAGCTCCTAACAACACCATTAACTTTTATGGCCGTGGCAACGAATCGGAGTTTAATAAAACCGGCGATTTTGTTCGTTTTTACCGCACCCGTTTCAGCATTTACGATGTAAATCCGGAACTGCGCTGGAGAAGCCAGGGCAACAAATCGAGCGTTAGCATTGGTCCTGCGCTGGAATATTACGAATTTGACCAGGACGATAATGCCGGCCGCTATATTACCAGTGGTGGCAAAATTGGTTCGTACGATAGTTCCTCTATTACGCAAAGCAAGTTACATGCGGGCGCAACGGTTACCTATATATTTGACAACCGCAATAACAAAGTAATACCCCAATGGGGCAGTTATGTGAACATTAAAGTAAAAGCTTACCAGGGAGTGAGCAGCTACGCCAAAAGTTTTGCCCAGATTATTCCGGAAGTGGCGCTGTACAAAAATTTGAACGCCAAAGCGTCTATTGTACTGGCTGAACGCCTGGGAGGTACTATAACCGTAGGAAAATCAGCCTTTTATCAATCGGCTTTCCTGGGCGGACACGAAAACCTGCTGGGTTACCGCCAATATCGTTTTTCGGGTCAGCACAGTTTGTATAACAACCTGGAAATGCGCATTAAACTGGCCGATGTGGCCAACTATATTTTACCCGGACAATTGGGAATCACCGGGTTCTGGGATATTGGCCGCGTTTGGGAGCAGAGTGAAGATTCAGGTAAATGGCACAATGGTGTAGGCGGCGGTATTTATTTTGCCCCCGTTTCGATGGTTGCATTTAGCTTTGTGGTAGGAAATTCATCAGAAGGATGGTATCCCTATTTTACGATGGGTTTCCGTTTCTGATAAAGTTTGAAGAAAGGCAGTTAAAAGAGAGGAGAACATGAAGACAACGTTGTTAAACCTGGCAGAAGGAACCAGCAGCCCGTATAAGCTGGAAGCCGTATTGTCCTTTAAACCCTTTATCCAGTTTCTAGAAAATAAATTACAGGAAGAACATACCGCCAAGGCCACCCATTACCGGGTGGCTCTTGACGCTTTTGCCAAATATCCCGAATTACAGGAACCTGTTGCGCCTGAAAAGGCTGCACAATATAAAGAGGTGCTGGAGCAGATTTATGCGATAGCGACTCCCCCGTTAATATCGGAACAGAACTTTTTATGGGCAGTGTGTACGCCCGTATCGCCGGTGGTGTTTTATGCCACTCATGCTTTTTACGACATGCTTACGGTAGACAGGCCGGATAATACCAATATCTGCAACCTGAAACCCAACATGATTCAACAGAGCGAGGAAGAATGGCGCGTGAATAAGCTCATGCGCATTTACGCCCTGATATTGCATAAACTCTATAATATATCGTTTGGCCATACGGACATGATTCATAAAACCATAGATGAATGTACCGGGCTGGAACGTTATTACCGCCTTGACTTTGACGACCGCTTTTTACAGATACATACCAAAGGGCCTTTACCGGAGTTAACCATGGAATCGTTGCAGGATCAACTGCCTGCCACCAACCATCCGCTTACGGTGCTGGAAAAGAAACTGCCGCTGGATATGTTCCATTTTGAAGGGCTGTCTATCATTTCTTTAACCGATGTTACAGCCGAACACGCCATTACCACGCTGCGGGATATTGTAGTAGAGCACGCGCAAACCGCCAGCAACGAAAACTTTGCACGCATAGAGCTGGCTTTAAAAAGCATGATAGGTAGCCCCGATATAGGGTTTGGCCTGTTGCCGCTGTTAAAGATCAACAATAAATATGTGTTTAAAAACGGGGTAGGCTTGCAAAGTACCCTGATAGAACTGGCCCGCCAGCATGGCTTTGGAGAAGATATGTTCCAGGGCTTTGTGCAAAGTTATGTGGCATCGCCGCGTATTGTGTTTTTGCGTTCTATCACCCCGCTACACCAGGATTTGTCGCCGGCATTGAAAATACTGGCCGATCATAATATATTTTCTTTTGTCATTGTTCCGCTTTACTACCAGGGCAGCCTGGCAGGTGTGCTGGAAGTGTTTTCGGATAAAGAGAACATGATTAACGAGCGCATGCTGAGTCAGCTGAACGCCGCATCGTTAACGCTATCGCAGTTATTGCAACAATCGAGGGAAGATTTAAAGAACGATATTACCCGTATTATCAACGATAAGTTTACGCCCTTACAGCCCGCTGTGCAATGGAAGTTTAACGAAGCTGCCTGGAACTACCTGCAACAGGAGCAGGAAAACACCACACCGCAAATACCCCGTATTGCCTTTGAAGATGTGTACCCGCTATACGGCGCGGTAGATATACGCAACAGCACGGAAGAACGGAACCAGGCACTGAAAACCGATCTGGAAACCCACCTGCGTTTGCTGGACAGCACATTGCAGGCCATACAGCAGTGCGATACCTGCCTTATCAGCAGCGAAACGAAGAAGAAGTGTGAAGAGTGGCAGCATAAGGTGAAAGTAAGTACCAACCTTTCGCCCTACCATGCTATGAAGCTGGAAGACTACCTGCACCGCGAAATACCTGCTTTTCTGAAAAGTCTTAAAGCCAGTCATTCAGGTCCGGCTTCTGTTATTGATGCCTATATGCAGGCGATCAATCCTAAAGATGGCATTACGTTTCAGCAACGCCGCGAGCTGGAAACCTCTATGCAGCTGATTAACGCCACAGTAGGTAAAACACTGGATGTGTTTAACGAAAAACTGCAACTGAAATACCCCTGTTATTTTGAGAAGTTCAGAACAGACGGGGTGGAATATGATATTTACGCGGGCCAGAGCATTGACCCCACCCGCCATTTTGATGCGTTGAGCCTGGTAAAAATAAGGCACCGCCAACTGAAAGTGATGGCATTGCTGGCACAACAAACCAAAGCTTTGTTGCCTTTAATGCCCAAAGCACTGCAAACCACGCAGCTGATTTTTGTGCACGGTACACATATAGATATTGCTTTTCGTGCCGATGAAAAAAGGTTTGATGTAGAAGGCAGCTATAACATACGCTACCAGGTAGTGAAGAAACGCATTGACAAAGCTTATATCAAAGACACTGCGCAAAGGCTTACACAGCCCGGCACCATTGCTATTGTATACTCAGGCAAGAACGAAATAGCCGATTACCT encodes the following:
- a CDS encoding GAF domain-containing protein; the encoded protein is MKTTLLNLAEGTSSPYKLEAVLSFKPFIQFLENKLQEEHTAKATHYRVALDAFAKYPELQEPVAPEKAAQYKEVLEQIYAIATPPLISEQNFLWAVCTPVSPVVFYATHAFYDMLTVDRPDNTNICNLKPNMIQQSEEEWRVNKLMRIYALILHKLYNISFGHTDMIHKTIDECTGLERYYRLDFDDRFLQIHTKGPLPELTMESLQDQLPATNHPLTVLEKKLPLDMFHFEGLSIISLTDVTAEHAITTLRDIVVEHAQTASNENFARIELALKSMIGSPDIGFGLLPLLKINNKYVFKNGVGLQSTLIELARQHGFGEDMFQGFVQSYVASPRIVFLRSITPLHQDLSPALKILADHNIFSFVIVPLYYQGSLAGVLEVFSDKENMINERMLSQLNAASLTLSQLLQQSREDLKNDITRIINDKFTPLQPAVQWKFNEAAWNYLQQEQENTTPQIPRIAFEDVYPLYGAVDIRNSTEERNQALKTDLETHLRLLDSTLQAIQQCDTCLISSETKKKCEEWQHKVKVSTNLSPYHAMKLEDYLHREIPAFLKSLKASHSGPASVIDAYMQAINPKDGITFQQRRELETSMQLINATVGKTLDVFNEKLQLKYPCYFEKFRTDGVEYDIYAGQSIDPTRHFDALSLVKIRHRQLKVMALLAQQTKALLPLMPKALQTTQLIFVHGTHIDIAFRADEKRFDVEGSYNIRYQVVKKRIDKAYIKDTAQRLTQPGTIAIVYSGKNEIADYLQSIQILQEEGTLGPDIEWLELEELQGLTGMKAIRVQVMGGATLA